In Phyllopteryx taeniolatus isolate TA_2022b chromosome 13, UOR_Ptae_1.2, whole genome shotgun sequence, the following are encoded in one genomic region:
- the nol10 gene encoding nucleolar protein 10, giving the protein MQISSVNDVKIYNLSHGKSLPEWLTDRKKRQLQKKDVDIQRRIELIQDFEMPTVCTSIKVSRDGQFILAAGTYKPRIRCYDTYQLSLKFERCLDSDVVAFDILSDDYSKLVFLHSDRYVEFHSQHGHYYKTRIPKFGRDFSYHYPSCDLYFVGSSSEIYRLNLEQGRFLNSLQTDAVEHNVCDINPVHHLFASGTSEGKVECWDPRVWKRVGLLDCALSSLTEGMEVQSLPSISALKFSGSLIMAVGTSTGQVLLYDLRSSQPLLVKDHFYNLPIKSLNFHDQMDLVVSADAKIIKIWNKDSGKMFSSIQPESNINDICMYPHSGMLFTANEDPKMNTFYIPALGPAPRWCSFLDNLTEELEESPESTVYDDYKFVTRKDLETLGLSHLVGSSLLRAYMHGYFMDIRLYHKVKSMANPFAYEEYRKDKIRQKIEETRTQRVLVKALPKVNKELALKLMEEGDEVELASRKKKGKALPTILGDNRFKVMFENPDYQVDEQSEAFRLLNPIVSKVSQKRKKQLRLLAQDATSQEDQENEEEGRASSEEESSDDEKSWVEEVREQRRLLWQEERDRQYQQRKDTDRNTVLLETKCSEGQKSFITAENKKRSQPQFYQIKSGEEFRSFNDVSRKKKLQKASLEERLKLEEHSGTSNVADTTVGSKQLTFRLKKSEQQRKQQQAERDHHEERKKLRRSAGHLSSARGRGWAGGRRRGRGRGRGLH; this is encoded by the exons atgcaaatatcaaGTGTGAATGATGTGAAAATCTATAATTTAAGCCATGGAAAGTCACTGCCAGAG TGGCTGACAGATCGTAAGAAGAGACAACTGCAAAAGAAAGATGTTG ACATCCAGCGCAGGATTGAGCTCATCCAGGATTTTGAGATGCCCACAGTGTGCACGTCCATAAAGGTATCCAGAGATGGGCAGTTCATCCTGGCAgcag GGACTTACAAGCCCAGGATTCGATGTTATGACACCTACCAGCTTTCGTTGAAGTTTGAACGCTGCTTGGATTCTGATG TTGTGGCCTTTGACATACTGTCTGACGACTACTCAAAG CTTGTGTTCCTGCACTCTGACCGTTATGTGGAGTTCCATTCCCAGCACGGTCACTACTACAAAACACGAATTCCAAAGTTCGGAAGGGATTTTTCTTACCATTACCCCTCGTGTGACCTTTATTTTGTCGGATCTAG TTCCGAGATCTATCGACTGAATCTTGAACAAGGCCGCTTTCTGAACTCACTTCAGACAGATGCTGT GGAGCACAATGTGTGTGACATCAACCCTGTCCATCATTTGTTTgccagtggaacctctgag GGAAAGGTGGAATGCTGGGACCCTCGTGTCTGGAAGCGAGTGGGCCTTCTGGACTGTGCCCTGAGCAGCCTCACAGAAGGAATGGA AGTTCAGAGTTTGCCCTCAATAAGTGCACTGAAGTTTAGCGGTTCGCTCATCATGGCAGTAGGCACCAGCACTGGTCAG GTGCTGTTGTATGACCTGCGCTCCAGCCAGCCGCTGCTTGTAAAAGACCACTTCTACAACCTGCCCATCAAGTCTCTCAATTTCCATGACCAAATGGACCTGGTTGTGTCGGCAGAcgctaaaataataaaaatctggAACAAAGACAGT GGCAAAATGTTTTCCTCAATCCAGCCTGAGAGCAACATTAATGATATTTGCATGTACCCCCACTCAG GTATGCTTTTCACCGCCAATGAAGATCCAAAGATGAACACATTCTACATTCCG GCTCTTGGCCCAGCACCTCGTTGGTGCTCCTTCCTAGATAACCTGacagaggagctggaggagagcCCTGAGAGCACTGTGTATGACGACTACAAGTTTGTCACCCGCAAGGACCTGGAAACTTTGG GTCTTTCTCATCTGGTGGGGTCATCCCTCCTGAGGGCGTACATGCATGGCTATTTCATGGACATCAGGCTCTACCATAAG gTCAAAAGCATGGCAAATCCTTTTGCTTATGAGGAGTATCGTAAGGATAAGATCCGACAGAAGATTGAAGAGACGAGGACCCAGAGAGTACTGGTTAAG GCATTGCCCAAAGTCAACAAGGAGCTGGCTCTGAAGCTGATGGAAGAGGGTGACGAAGTGGAGTTGGCTTCCAGGAAAAAGAAGGGCAAG GCTCTACCCACCATTTTGGGCGACAACCGTTTCAAGGTGATGTTTGAAAACCCAGACTATCAAGTGGATGAGCAGAGCGAGGCGTTCCGCCTGCTCAACCCCATCGTCTCCAAAGTTAGCCAGAAGAGGAAAAAGCAGTTGCGGCTACTAGCTCAAGATGCTACTTCACAA GAGGATCAGGAAAATGAGGAGGAGGGTCGAGCCAGTTCTGAGGAGGAAAGCTCAGATGATGAAAAGAGCTGGGTGGAGGAGGTGAGGGAGCAGCGGAGACTGCTCTGGCAAGAGGAGCGAGACCGCCAGTATCAGCAGAGGAAGGACACTGACCGCAACACAGTCCTGCTGGAGACCAAATGCAGTGAAGGGCAGAAAAGCTTCATCACGGCTGAGAACAAGAAGCGGAGCCAGCCTCAGTTCTATCAGATTAAAAGCGGGGAGGAGTTTCGCAGTTTTAATGACGTGTCACGCAAGAAGAAACTTCAGAA GGCATCCCTGGAGGAGCGTCTGAAGTTAGAGGAACACTCTGGAACCAGCAACGTGGCTGACACCACAGTGGGCAGCAAACAGCTTACTTTTAGACTCAAAAAG TCTGAGCAGCAAAGGAAGCAGCAGCAGGCGGAGCGGGACCACCACGAGGAGAGGAAGAAGCTAAGACGATCAGCCGGACACCTGAGCAGCGCCCGTGGGAGGGGCTGGGCAGGTGGCAGAAgaagaggacgaggacgaggaagaggacTGCACTGA